In Silene latifolia isolate original U9 population chromosome 3, ASM4854445v1, whole genome shotgun sequence, a single window of DNA contains:
- the LOC141649549 gene encoding uncharacterized protein LOC141649549: MGVESHVEQQLQDIRSLLSDVPGLPGPMEVATTECYADSPFMDNIALVIMAKGFTMPTMTLYDGTEDPQEHINQCKQKMMVVAAIGPEKEACMCKGFGSTLSEAALQWFVNLPNKSISSFARCDPTTTVNAFRRGLHRDSDLYKDLTKHLCATFEEVKQMAEATYRLEEDEDRRHLYGTASSSKKIITEKKNERAKPYNKNTVNKVSGETESTEAPPKLSDYEFTTGHAGVMKVIRELRQRARWPKKPTPRENDRRDASKRCKYHKDIGHNTEDCIVLRKEVKHLYSAGCLDHLLPKGAKSGKVNTADQA, encoded by the exons ATGGGGGTAGAAAGCCATGTAGAACAACAGTTGCAGGATATCAGGTCCCTACTCAGCGACGTTCCAGGGTTACCAGGTCCTATGGAGGTAGCAACCACGGAGTGCTATGCGGATTCCCCCTTCATGGACAACATTGCCCTTGTCATCATGGCAAAGGGGTTCACCATGCCAACAATGACATTGTATGATGGAACAGAGGATCCGCAGGAGCACATCAACCAGTGCAAACAGAAAATGATGGTGGTTGCAGCAATAGGGCCTGAAAAGGAGGCatgtatgtgcaaaggattcggttcCACCTTGTCAGAAGCCGCACTCCAATGGTTCGTTAACCTTCCCAACAAGTCTATTTCCAGCTTCGCAAG GTGCGACCCTACAACGACAGTCAACGCCTTCAGAAGGGGACTGCATCGCGACTCTGATTTGTACAAGGATCTCACCAAGCATCTATGTGCCACCTTTGAGGAAGTCAAGCAAATGGCAGAGGCTACTTATCGCctagaggaggatgaggatagaaGACACCTGTATGGAACAGCGTCGTCCAGCAAAAAAATCATAAcagagaaaaagaatgaaagagccaAACCCTATAACAAGAACACAGTGAACAAAGTCTCAGGAGAAACAGAGAGCACCGAGGCTCCACCTAAGCTCAGCGATTATGAGTTCACCACTGGACATGCTGGGGTAATGAAGGTAATCAGGGAGCTACGGCAGAGGGCCAGGTGGCCCAAGAAACCTACCCCGAGGGAGAACGACAGAAGAGATGCCAGCAAGAGGTGTAAATACCACAAAGATATTGGCCATAATACAGAAGATTGTATAGTACTACGAAAGGAAGTGAAGCACCTCTACAGTGCTGGATGCTTGGATCACCTGCTCCCTAAGGGGGCGAAATCTGGAAAGGTCAATACTGCTGACCAGGCCTAA